Within the Deltaproteobacteria bacterium genome, the region AGCCAAACCTAAGATGAGGATTCCTCCGACGATCATTACAACAAGCGGCAAAAGAACGACCGCAGCGAAAGAAATTTGGCCTCGTTCATTTTTCAACTGCGACCTCTTGGAAAGTACATTGGCTTTCTAAATGTTGAATTTGCGTAAATCTGGCCCGAGCGTTGGGAGCGGTCGAAGGCAAGTTGAAGACTTACCCGTGATCCGGTGCGATCGGATTTGAACACGAGAATTTTAGTGCGACCGATCGGTAGTCCGGCGGTCAAAGTCGATTCGAGACGGACTCGACACCGAGTTGGCGGCGACGGAGAAGCCAGGCAAACCGCGGCTTCGCGAGCAGCGCGATCCAACCAAATTTTCGCAAACGACATATAGAGAATTCCGGAGCTTCCGAGAATTAATATTCCCAGGATTGGGACCATGAGGACTGATTCCAACGTGGTAGACCCGTTTTGATTCAGCTTCATTGTCCACCTGTCGAACCAACTCCATCCATGAAATTGCCGAGGTCTCGTTTTTTCAATTGTTCTTCAGGAATTGCGTCCACGACCGGCTTAGCTTTTTTGCCTTGAAGGGCATAAGCAATGGTCGCGAAGCGAGAGTTCACTGCTTGGCCGAGAACGCGCACCACACCTATGGTAGCGACTGCGACTAGAGCTACAATTACCAGGTACTCGATAAGTCCTTGGCCTCTTGAGTTTGTAACGGCCGAGGTGGAAGGCGATTTTCTGAATTTTCTCATGTTTGCAGTTCTCCGAGTTACGAATAGATTTTTCGAACGCGGGTTGTGGACTGCAGGAGTTGTTCAAGGTGCGAGACCAAACGCAAAACGCCGAGGTTTCCCTCGGCGTTTTAATTCTTCCGGCGTCCGGACTTAGACCTAATTCATTAGGCTCAGCCGCCTCGTTTTTTTGCAGCTCGGGCAGCGCGAGCTTGCTCTTCACGTTCGACTCTTCGGCGAATGATAATTCGGCCCAAAACTTCATAGGACTCGACACGGAGATCGTTTTCGTAGACGAAACGATAAAACCCTTCGATTTCAGGGCTTTGGCGGAATTTTTTGGATGAAGTTGGCAGGCTTTCACTCTGTACGAAGTCGATCGAGTTTCCATCTTTCGAGAGCTTTACTTTTTCTGCCTTTTTAGCTGCCATCTGCGCGCCCCTTTGAACCGAGGCCATTCCGGCCTCTCTGTGATAGCCGTTTTATGCCTGAGGTCAAAAAGCAGTCAAGAAGCGTCTGGAGAAGGTGCTCAAACTGCGATGTTTGAGTTACAACTGGAGCGACGCTCCATGATTATTTGACTGAAGTTTTTAACTGGGGGGACTGCCCATGGCTCAAATGACGATAATCCTCGATGGTAAGGAAGTAGCATCCGTCCGCCGAACGGAATTAGCCAAGAGAGTCGCAAGCCTG harbors:
- a CDS encoding Flp family type IVb pilin, which encodes MRKFRKSPSTSAVTNSRGQGLIEYLVIVALVAVATIGVVRVLGQAVNSRFATIAYALQGKKAKPVVDAIPEEQLKKRDLGNFMDGVGSTGGQ
- a CDS encoding pilus assembly protein, with amino-acid sequence MKLNQNGSTTLESVLMVPILGILILGSSGILYMSFAKIWLDRAAREAAVCLASPSPPTRCRVRLESTLTAGLPIGRTKILVFKSDRTGSRVSLQLAFDRSQRSGQIYANSTFRKPMYFPRGRS